The stretch of DNA CATATGGGTTTGCACAGGAGAGGCCGAGGATCGGCGTTCTGAGATTTACGAATCATACCCGTGCAGGTTGGTGGACCGGGAGCGTGGGTCAGGAACTTCAGGACATGCTCGCGGCGGAACTTGCGGCCACAAAGTCCTTTCAGGTTCTTGAGAGGCGGGAGATTGATGCGGTGCTCGGGGAACAGGATCTCGGAGCCTCTGGCAGGATAGACACACGGACGAGGGCGAAAATAGGGGCAATCAAGGGGGCGAAGTATCTCGTGGCTGCCACAGTGACCTCCTATGAGGAAGATGTGAGCGGAACAGGCGGCGGTTTCGGAGCTTTCGGGGTTCGCATCGGCGGAGAGACGAGAAAGGCTTACATCGCCATAGATTTGAAGGTAATCAATACCACCACTTCAGAGATCGTGGATGCGCGGTCCGTGGAGGCGTCTTCATCGTCAAGCGCCGTGGGGCTTAGCGGGTACCACCATGGTTTTTCCGGAAGTCTGAGTAGCCAGAACAAGACTCCCACGGGAAAAGCCATCAGAGGATGTATTATTGAGGCGGCCGAATATCTCCAATGCTCATTGACAATGCCGAGAGATGATTCTTGCTGGCAGGAGTATGCCGCAAAAGATTCGAGGAGAAAGGAACGGACCAAGGGGTCCATTGACCTGGAGTAGAAGGGCCATTGTAGGGACGGACAAATAAAAATGCCCGGCCACCGTTCATGGTTGAGCCGGGCATTTTTATTTGATATGGACTATTTCGCGCACTCCTCGTTTAAGGAGTCCCTGCATCAATTACCATATCACCTTATAATATTTCCCTCTTTGTCCTTGCTGAAGGTGCCGACTAAGATCAGTACCCCTTCTATGAATCCCCACAGGGCTCCAAACCCTAATGTGCAGATGGTGACGATGATCTGCACAATTCCAATCACTGTGTAGCCGAGATAGAACCGATGGATGCCTAAACCCCCGACCAATACCCCCAGCAATCCGGCTACAATCTTAGTCCTCTCTCCCGGCGCTCCGAGGCTTGAGGCGCTGGCAAGCCTTGCCCCGCATTTTATGCAGATCTCCTGCTTCGCGTCCGTTGCGACCCCGCAGTTATGACAGAACTCGTTTCCGTTTTTAGGCCTTACTCCGCAAGACATACAAAATTCCGCACCGACAGGCACTTCCTTTCCGCAATTTCTACAATGCATTAGTAAGCCTCATGTTCTTATCAAAGGTTGGCTAAAAATTGAGCTTCTCGGCAAAGTCGCCCAGGATAGGAATCTTCCACTCTTTCCCCTGAATGGCCTGAACAATGCCGATAATTCCGATCACAAAACAGCCTAAGACTACCAAGCTCAGGACTACACTCATAATCGGTCCTATATAAGGGATAAACGAGACAAAGATCTTTAAAATCCACGCAATCATCCACGTAATAAAGAGCACCAGCCCCTGTTTGGCATGAAATATTATAAAACGGTTCTGTTTCTGGGTCAGGAGAGGAATAAAACAGAGTATCCCCAGGTACGCAAGGATGCACCAGAGTTTTCCTTCGTCCACCGAGGTCCCGCTGTGTGCAAGGCGGACGCCGCATCTTATGCATACCTCCTGGTTGGGATT from Syntrophobacterales bacterium encodes:
- a CDS encoding CsgG/HfaB family protein, which produces YGFAQERPRIGVLRFTNHTRAGWWTGSVGQELQDMLAAELAATKSFQVLERREIDAVLGEQDLGASGRIDTRTRAKIGAIKGAKYLVAATVTSYEEDVSGTGGGFGAFGVRIGGETRKAYIAIDLKVINTTTSEIVDARSVEASSSSSAVGLSGYHHGFSGSLSSQNKTPTGKAIRGCIIEAAEYLQCSLTMPRDDSCWQEYAAKDSRRKERTKGSIDLE
- a CDS encoding TM2 domain-containing protein; translation: MHCRNCGKEVPVGAEFCMSCGVRPKNGNEFCHNCGVATDAKQEICIKCGARLASASSLGAPGERTKIVAGLLGVLVGGLGIHRFYLGYTVIGIVQIIVTICTLGFGALWGFIEGVLILVGTFSKDKEGNIIR
- a CDS encoding DUF4870 domain-containing protein; protein product: MFCRNCGKEMAQNADVCLSCGFRPSNGNKFCNNCGVETNPNQEVCIRCGVRLAHSGTSVDEGKLWCILAYLGILCFIPLLTQKQNRFIIFHAKQGLVLFITWMIAWILKIFVSFIPYIGPIMSVVLSLVVLGCFVIGIIGIVQAIQGKEWKIPILGDFAEKLNF